From a single Fusobacterium ulcerans ATCC 49185 genomic region:
- a CDS encoding MetS family NSS transporter small subunit, giving the protein MNTGALIMMTMGCIIIWGGLFITLGIAFKKGNI; this is encoded by the coding sequence ATGAATACAGGTGCATTGATAATGATGACAATGGGATGTATAATTATTTGGGGTGGACTATTTATAACTTTGGGAATTGCATTTAAAAAAGGGAATATTTAA